The following proteins are encoded in a genomic region of Coriobacteriia bacterium:
- a CDS encoding ACT domain-containing protein — ADSLATGPATWSSWKASLVGTLVSRIDAALSDEVDGAGIAGRAEAVRAEALTALADSDTVECAFARRAPLRYLAAHSSAEVVRDARLVAELTRSGGGADGRVAVSPGPAEGTHALTIVSHDRPELLARIAGALALAGLDILSVDAYGAPGHIALDRFVVRSATLRPATTETFASFERLLGAALRDRLELKTRLSERRRHYPAKSTAPVKVRVGSAGYDTAVRVSAPDRPGLLHDLAQAVSATGLDIRRAKVLTVDGMAIDTFHVVDSVGSPVTDDGVIGHLVMRMREIR; from the coding sequence CGGCCGACTCGCTTGCGACAGGGCCTGCGACATGGAGCTCGTGGAAAGCGAGCCTTGTCGGCACGCTCGTCAGTCGCATCGATGCCGCGCTCTCCGATGAGGTCGACGGCGCCGGCATCGCCGGGCGCGCCGAGGCCGTGCGCGCAGAAGCCCTGACCGCGCTGGCCGACTCCGACACCGTGGAGTGCGCGTTCGCCCGGCGCGCACCGCTTCGCTATCTGGCCGCCCACTCATCGGCCGAGGTCGTTCGAGACGCACGCCTCGTCGCTGAACTCACGCGTAGCGGCGGCGGGGCCGATGGCCGTGTCGCCGTGTCGCCCGGGCCCGCTGAGGGCACGCACGCGCTCACGATCGTCTCGCACGATCGCCCCGAGCTCCTCGCGCGTATCGCAGGCGCCCTGGCCCTCGCCGGGCTCGACATCCTCTCGGTCGACGCATACGGCGCGCCGGGACACATCGCTCTGGATCGGTTCGTCGTCCGCTCGGCCACGCTGCGGCCAGCCACCACCGAAACGTTTGCATCGTTCGAGCGCCTGCTCGGTGCTGCCCTGCGGGATCGGCTCGAGCTCAAGACGCGGCTCTCGGAGCGCCGGCGGCACTACCCTGCGAAGTCGACGGCGCCGGTGAAGGTCCGCGTGGGCTCGGCCGGGTACGACACCGCGGTGCGCGTTTCAGCCCCCGACAGGCCGGGGCTTCTGCACGACCTGGCGCAGGCGGTGTCTGCGACCGGGCTCGACATCAGGCGTGCGAAGGTGCTCACCGTGGACGGCATGGCGATCGACACGTTCCACGTTGTCGATTCGGTCGGTTCCCCCGTCACAGACGACGGCGTCATCGGACACCTCGTGATGCGCATGAGGGAGATTCGCTAG
- a CDS encoding cob(I)yrinic acid a,c-diamide adenosyltransferase has translation MSIYTRRGDHGETSLGNGARVSKDSLRVEAYGAIDEANSCIGLARTSVSDPALDTTLAFAQHRLLNCTAVLASPGATPPGRGATVASEDVAALEAAIERLEAVSGPYSGFVVEGGCETAARLQVARAVLRRAERRTVALAADEPVPDEVLAFLNRLSDTLFAAARYANTICGSSDELWDPSFAPQSLDA, from the coding sequence ATGAGCATCTACACCCGGCGTGGAGACCACGGCGAGACGTCACTTGGCAACGGAGCGCGCGTCTCGAAGGACTCGCTCAGGGTCGAGGCGTACGGCGCCATCGATGAGGCGAACAGCTGCATCGGCCTCGCGCGCACGTCCGTCTCGGATCCCGCGCTCGACACCACGCTCGCGTTCGCACAGCATCGCCTGCTCAACTGCACGGCTGTGCTGGCGTCACCCGGTGCGACCCCGCCCGGGCGAGGCGCCACCGTCGCATCTGAAGATGTCGCAGCGCTTGAAGCGGCCATAGAGCGGCTCGAGGCCGTCTCGGGACCGTACAGTGGTTTCGTGGTCGAGGGCGGATGCGAGACCGCAGCACGCCTGCAGGTCGCGCGGGCGGTCTTGCGCCGCGCGGAACGCCGCACAGTCGCCCTCGCCGCCGATGAACCGGTCCCCGACGAGGTGCTTGCGTTCCTCAACCGGCTCTCCGACACGCTGTTCGCCGCAGCGCGGTACGCGAACACCATCTGCGGATCCTCCGACGAGCTCTGGGACCCATCGTTTGCGCCTCAGAGCCTCGATGCGTAG